The proteins below come from a single Ictidomys tridecemlineatus isolate mIctTri1 chromosome 8, mIctTri1.hap1, whole genome shotgun sequence genomic window:
- the Dcph1 gene encoding damage-control phosphatase ARMT1 isoform X2 gives MYRRIHEAIIQSPPINDFDVFKESKDQNFFESQEPGITLCTHLQNFRSTIEDLDANQLKTEFFHLLQISLWGNKCDLSLSGGESSSQKTNLINSLEDLEPFILVNDMEHLWSLLSKCKETREKVPIVRVDIVLDNSGFELLTDLVLADFLLSTNLATEIHFYGKCIPWFVSDTTIRDFNWLIEQVKHYDHEWVSKCGVDWENYIKMGRWVYHDHMFWTLPHEYAAMSQVAPDLYAELQKACLILFKGDLNYRKLTGDRKWAFTVPFHQALSGFHPAPLCSLRTLKAEIQVGLQPGQGEQLAASDPNWLVTGKYGVIQFDGPL, from the exons ATGTATCGTAGAATTCATGAAGCAATTATCCAGAG TCCACCAATCAATGACTTTGATGTATTCAAAGAATCCAAAGACCAAAATTTCTTTGAGTCACAGGAACCTGGCATTACTTTATGTACTCACTTGCAAAATTTCAGGAGTACTATTGAAGACCTAGATGCAAATCAGCTGAAAACTGAGTTTTTTCATCTTCTCCAG atttcacTCTGGGGAAATAAGTGCGATTTATCTCTATCAGGTGGAGAAAGTAGTTCTCAGAAGACTAACCTAATAAATTCTTTGGAAGATCTAGAACCTTTTATTTTAGTGAATGATATGGAACATCTTTGGTCATTGCTTAGTAAATGCAAGGAAACAAGAGAAAAAGTGCCCATAGTTAGAGTGGATATTGTTCTGGATAATTCTGGGTTTGAACTTCTTACAGATTTAGTATTAGCTGACTTTTTGTTATCCACTAACCTGGCTACTGAGattcatttttatggaaaatgtATTCCATGGTTTGTTTCTGATACTACTATACGTGACTTTAATTGGCTTATCGAACAAGTAAAACATTATGATCATGAGTGGGTGTCCAAGTGTGGGGTTGACTGGGAAAACTATATTAAAATGGGTAGATGGGTTTACCATGATCATATGTTTTGGACTTTGCCTCACGAATATGCGGCTATGTCCCAGGTTGCCCCTGATTTGTATGCTGAACTACAAAAGgcatgtttaattttattcaagGGTGATTTGAATTATAGGAAGTTGACTGGTGATAGAAAATGGGCGTTTACTGTTCCCTTCCATCAGGCTCTGAGTGGCTTCCATCCTGCCCCTCTCTGCAGCCTGAGAACATTAAAAGCTGAAATTCAGGTTGGTCTGCAGCCTGGGCAAGGTGAACAGCTCGCGGCTTCGGATCCCAACTGGCTGGTCACTGGGAAGTACGGAGTGATTCAGTTTGATGGTCCACTCTGA
- the Dcph1 gene encoding damage-control phosphatase ARMT1 isoform X1, with amino-acid sequence MAEAPASLSGQDVGSFAYLTIKDRIPLILTKAIDTLHRHKSEFFEKHGEEGIEAEKKAISLLSKLRNELQTDKPIIPLVENCVDTDIWNQYLEYQQSLLRESDRTPSWFYSPWLYVECYMYRRIHEAIIQSPPINDFDVFKESKDQNFFESQEPGITLCTHLQNFRSTIEDLDANQLKTEFFHLLQISLWGNKCDLSLSGGESSSQKTNLINSLEDLEPFILVNDMEHLWSLLSKCKETREKVPIVRVDIVLDNSGFELLTDLVLADFLLSTNLATEIHFYGKCIPWFVSDTTIRDFNWLIEQVKHYDHEWVSKCGVDWENYIKMGRWVYHDHMFWTLPHEYAAMSQVAPDLYAELQKACLILFKGDLNYRKLTGDRKWAFTVPFHQALSGFHPAPLCSLRTLKAEIQVGLQPGQGEQLAASDPNWLVTGKYGVIQFDGPL; translated from the exons ATGGCTGAGGCTCCGGCGTCTCTCTCGGGACAGGACGTAGG ATCATTTGCATATCTTACAATTAAAGACAGAATACCACTGATTTTAACTAAGGCTATTGATACATTGCATCGACACAAAAGTGAGTTTTTTGAGAAACATGGAGAG GAAGGCATAGAAGCTGAAAAGAAagctatttctcttctttctaagTTACGAAATGAATTGCAAACAGATAAACCAATCATCCCTTTGGTTGAGAACTGTGTTGATACCGACATATGGAATCAGTACCTAGAATATCAACAGAGTCTTTTAAGGGAAAGTGATAGGACACCAAGTTGGTTCTACTCACCGTGGTTGTATGTAGAATGCTACATGTATCGTAGAATTCATGAAGCAATTATCCAGAG TCCACCAATCAATGACTTTGATGTATTCAAAGAATCCAAAGACCAAAATTTCTTTGAGTCACAGGAACCTGGCATTACTTTATGTACTCACTTGCAAAATTTCAGGAGTACTATTGAAGACCTAGATGCAAATCAGCTGAAAACTGAGTTTTTTCATCTTCTCCAG atttcacTCTGGGGAAATAAGTGCGATTTATCTCTATCAGGTGGAGAAAGTAGTTCTCAGAAGACTAACCTAATAAATTCTTTGGAAGATCTAGAACCTTTTATTTTAGTGAATGATATGGAACATCTTTGGTCATTGCTTAGTAAATGCAAGGAAACAAGAGAAAAAGTGCCCATAGTTAGAGTGGATATTGTTCTGGATAATTCTGGGTTTGAACTTCTTACAGATTTAGTATTAGCTGACTTTTTGTTATCCACTAACCTGGCTACTGAGattcatttttatggaaaatgtATTCCATGGTTTGTTTCTGATACTACTATACGTGACTTTAATTGGCTTATCGAACAAGTAAAACATTATGATCATGAGTGGGTGTCCAAGTGTGGGGTTGACTGGGAAAACTATATTAAAATGGGTAGATGGGTTTACCATGATCATATGTTTTGGACTTTGCCTCACGAATATGCGGCTATGTCCCAGGTTGCCCCTGATTTGTATGCTGAACTACAAAAGgcatgtttaattttattcaagGGTGATTTGAATTATAGGAAGTTGACTGGTGATAGAAAATGGGCGTTTACTGTTCCCTTCCATCAGGCTCTGAGTGGCTTCCATCCTGCCCCTCTCTGCAGCCTGAGAACATTAAAAGCTGAAATTCAGGTTGGTCTGCAGCCTGGGCAAGGTGAACAGCTCGCGGCTTCGGATCCCAACTGGCTGGTCACTGGGAAGTACGGAGTGATTCAGTTTGATGGTCCACTCTGA
- the Rmnd1 gene encoding required for meiotic nuclear division protein 1 homolog isoform X2 produces the protein MPARLLRALARSHSVLSKVHQCRRFVHLTLKPLKELEDKICSNPLTVHQNLDSFFPVAAAGGLNEPQILEMNWKISDITKLCPLNTVYCQHEKAGLPSMKSYPAHRKGTHKPNLLGSKWFIKILKRHCSSTSTETVVPKQDFPQIKRPLKASRTRQPSRTNLPVLSVSENLMHCTAFATADEYHLGNLSQELVAHGYIEVTSLPRDAANILVMGVESSAKEGDPGTIFFFREGAAVFWNVKDKTMKHVMQVLEKHEIRPYEIALVHWENEELNYIKIEGQSKLHRGEINLNSELDLDDAILEKFAFSNALCLSGFKSWQESETVS, from the exons ATGCCTGCCAGACTTCTCAGAGCCCTGGCCAGATCCCACAGTGTATTATCAAAAGTACATCAGTGCCGAAGATTTGTTCATCTAACGTTAAAACCGCTCAAGGAACTTGAGGATAAAATATGCAGCAACCCCCTGACGGTACACCAAAACTTGGATTCATTCTTTCCTGTTGCAGCAGCTGGTGGTTTGAATGAGCCCCAGATCCTGGAaatgaactggaaaatatcaGATATAACCAAACTCTGTCCATTAAATACTGTATATTGCCAGCATGAGAAAGCAGGTCTTCCATCCATGAAATCGTATCCTGCTCACAGGAAGGGGACCCACAAACCTAATCTATTGGGTTCTAAgtggtttataaaaatattaaagaggcATTGTTCATCTACTTCAACTGAAACAGTTGTTCCAAAGCAAGACTTTCCACAGATCAAGAGACCACTGAAAGCATCCAGGACCAGGCAGCCATCCCGGACCAACCTTCCAGTTCTGTCTGTGAGCGAG AACCTGATGCACTGCACAGCATTTGCCACAGCAGACGAGTACCATCTGGGAAATCTGTCTCAAGAGCTGGTCGCCCATGGATACATTGAAGTAACAAGCTTGCCTAGAG ATGCAGCAAATATTTTGGTGATGGGTGTGGAAAGTTCTGCAAAAGAAGGTGATCCTGGAACAATATTCTTCTTCAG GGAAGGAGCTGCTGTGTTTTGGAATGTGAAAGATAAAACT aTGAAGCATGTAATGCAAGTTCTAGAGAAACATGAAATTCGGCCTTATGAAATTGCATTGGTACACTGGGAAAATGAAGAGCttaactacataaaaataga AGGTCAGTCGAAACTTCACAGAGGGGAGATCAATCTAAATTCGGAGCTGGATTTAGATGATGCCATTCTAGAGAAATTTGCTTTCTCCAATGCCCTTTGTCTTTCAG GCTTTAAAAGCTGGCAAGAAAGTGAAACTGTCTCATAA